ACTTAGATCAGGTCTGAGCACCTCTTTACCTCCTGTACATGCTTGCCAGTCTTGATCTTGTCCTGCACGCAAGACCGAGTAGGTCTTTAGTCAGTAACACTgaccctccttccccccacaGTAAGAAACTGCAACTTCTAGATCACTTGGGTGATTTTGTCTAGCTCCTGATCATTTGAATCTTCTCCTGCAGTCTGGGTTTTATGTAGAATTATCGTTTTCCACATACATTACTTAGTGTATACCAGCAACAAGTGAAATTGCCATTACACTGTTGCTTAGCTACCCTGAAGTTTTGCAAATCTTCCCTACTCCCAGCatattcaaattaaatataGCACTGGCAACACACTCATCTTGGAGCAAAGTCTAAACCCTGCTAGTTCTAGTAGACAACCTTATGAAATCTTTAGCACttacagtatttaaacaaacaacctctcatttttactttctattttcCACACTTCCCACAATTTTAACTGATGCCTAGGACTACCATACTGAATTTCTGGAAAGAGTTTctttttgggaggaaaaaaaattgccactGATCTCATGTGTTATCAAAGAAAAGAGCTAAAGCTGGATTTGAAGGCAAATGGTCAAATCTGctaaaaaaagacaactgtGAAACATGAACACGACTTTTGCTTAACAATAGAACACTTCCTACCATAGAACATTACGTTTCTAAGGTGTAATTCATAAAGTGAGTTCATCAATGTAATGTATTAATTAGAAAGTTGGGAGTTACTCTGTACCTTAACAGGGACTACTGCTGTCTGTACCATGTTCCTGAAACGCCCAACAGAAGGGTCCACATCCTCTGTAAAGGCAAGAACAGTGAAGCCTTCAGTAAGAATACAGGAAAAGATAGAACATCTGTCAGGTAAAGGAACCTATATGAAGAATTGGCACATGGACCTTCTCTTCTCAAAGCCAACACTCCAGTAGCTCTCAGTAAGCACGAGCATGCCCAAATAAAGAGAGGAGCTAAGGGGACACCTGGTGGCTCTGTCTCAAGTGGGCTCATCAGATATTCTGGTAAGAAAGGCTTCCACTCAAATGGAGAATGGGGAAGGGGAACAGATGGATGGGCAGTTTGCACTGATGAGACAGACTGGAGTTCTGGGCTGAGAGGTGCTGCTGACAAGGCACTGCACGTGCTCAAAGGCACAACAGCTCCCTGAAGTCCTTGGGGGACTTTGAAGGAGGAGTCAGAACAATTCAATGTAGAGTCTCTGAAAGTCTGAAAAAGTTATCTTTTTTGTAATGCGAATGACTGCTGTTTACATTAGGATGTTCTGAGCACTAAATTGCATAACATCGGAAATCAAAATGGTTATTCTGGGTGGTATACACTGCCAAATGAAACTAGCTCCAGACTACGTTTTAAAATGCATGCTCATTAATAAGCTACTCTTATTAATAGGAATATTATCCATATAAAATTTCATTAATAGGAATGCCATTAATATAAAACAGCTAAGGGAGAAAAATGACTAATTAGGAATTGGATACATCTTCAGAAACATCATTTTGAATGAGGATGACTTGTTTCAGATACGCAGACAAGTAGCAAAAAACCTCTGAGCTTGAGACAGATATCCATTAGCAACAGGTAAGGAAAGCATTAAGGGACAGATGAAAAACAATCAAGTTCAGTTCCCATTTAGATTctaaagaaggcaaaaaatttaaaacacttcCCTCCTTTTGGACCCATGAGATTTTTCCAACATCTGATAGAATTTTGAATATGAAGCTGAGTGTGATATCCCTGTCCTGCACAAATCATGCAGTTATTTTACAGgtagaagagcagaaagagagagagatcaaaGACTTAAGTGAGACACGTGGCAGCTGCTCTGAAATAGCAGATCCCAAATATTGACTGCaaaatttctgttctccttATCCATATGCAGCCATGAGGAATCCCTACGAGAATACTGGACAGAGGGCCTTAAGGGCATCAACTAAAGATTAAAGCAAACTACTTACCTGGATTGATGATTTCATCATCATCACTGAATGTCACTCTGGAGTTCTTCCGTTTTCTCTTTGGTCTCTGAATATCCAAATTCCCTTCCTCAATGGTTAGCGTGGAAATTCTTTTGTTGTGGGCTGTATTAAACTCTGTCAGGTTCTAATGACAAATTTGGAGATGAAACAGTTTAAGCAACTAGTGTATGAAGTCTGATTTAATCACATGATTGTGCATAGCAAAAGACCACAGCACACTGTTTAGCTTCAACGTTTAGACACCTAGGAAGAAAAAGTGCTCCAGTGctgcaacaggttgcccagagaggttgggGAGTCTCTGTCCGCAGAGATATTCAGAACTTGACTGAGCATgatcctgggcaacctgctctagctgaccctgcttgagcaagggggctggactagatgatcccaagaggtcccttccaacctcaacaatCCTGTGAATGCCACATacactgctttctcctcttcacTAGCTAACTGTAGAAACAGGGCAGCATTCACTGTTATCTGGCAATGGGGAACAGTGTGGGAAATCACCCATGATCTGAGGTAATGTTAGTTGGAGAACGCGTACTCCCTGGCAAGTCTTTGTGAGAAGACCATTGGAATAGTAGGATTATTAGGTCACTGATTCTGGCAAGCAGCATGATCACAGGCTTATCACGGCAGAACGAGATGGTTTGTGCATATGTGCCAGCAGAAGACACCTCAGACTATCTTCAAGGCCAAGAAATTAAGAACCTGAACCTAAGCAAACAAGTGGGGAATCCGTTTAGCTGGAAATGCCATCTAGGCACAATGTGCCATCGTACTCACGTCAAGTTCTGTCTCCTCCTCTGGCAGGCCCAGCAAGCCCTTGAGCTCTTCATCTTCACCGCCCATTTTCTCATCTCCTTTAACTGCTGATGGCAGTGTCTGAGGCTTCTCTCGCAGAGTATATGCCCGTGTAGAAGCGCCAAATGAAACCGTGGAGTCAATGGGTATCTGTTGGGGTTTGTGAGGTTCCAAACGGATATGACCCAAGAACGTGCCATGTGCTGAGaacatcaaaatgcaaaatagtcTGTTAGTCATCAGCTTGGGCTCACAGTATTCGAGTTCAAGTCTTGAGAAGTTCAGAAACTGTACATGGTTGCTCCGAGATACAAGGCACTGAGGTACTGCTGAAAACATTAGCTATGTACATTTTACCTACCATCTCACAAACTAAGATAACACACATCAGAAGTCCTCAAAAAGTCACGGAAATAAACGACAAACACCATTTACTTTCTGGATTCTTGTAGGTCCCAAGGTACCATGCCTGGAATCATCccttcagtggaaaaaacagtatGTCAGGTTTTAGATCCTGGGAAACCACCctcagaagagaaagcttcaTTAAAATTGTGAAGGGAAGGCCAAGtcactttcctcctctcccctaGCCTCTTAAGAGAGTCtagaaatgttgttttaaacACCAAGTGAAGCAGATGTAAGCTGACTGGAGCAAACATTCCTTTGCCCCTAACCCTTGCCAATCTTTCACTAGGATGCTAATTCAGATTATAGTCATCTATCCATACAgtgcaaacaacaacaacaacaacaacaacaacaaagggaaaaagtgTCTCagattcagaaatgtttaaGCACTGAAATATCGTACTTCTATCTGGTTAAACGTCACACTACTTACTGCTGTTTAGATCTATGAGGAAAACCCTCTTGAGATGTTTGTGATAGACCAAGGCAGCATGGACCCGAGAGCAAGACTGGTGGTCAATGGTAAAATCGCACAGATCAGGATTTCTCCCAAAGAGATAGTATTTCTTCTCATCAATGATGAGTTTCTGAGGTAGAATATCAAACAGAGAAGCATATTAGACTCCTATAATCTTTTGGATCTTCCTGAAAAAATTCAAGAACATGAATAAACAGAgcaaattcaaaacaaagcatCAACAACTaatcaaaatttcagttttgtctgacACTTAAATACAGAAACTCAAATCTTCTCTTTGTAAAATCAGACCAGCTGAATATGGAAGAGTCCCAGCTATTCCCTTCTTTAACAGCCAATAGAAGACAGCCTGGGACGGACAATAACTCTTCAAAGCATGAGACTGTCTCATACAAGAGACATCTCTCTCTCATCTGCTCCCAATGATTTTTATGCATTCCTTGATGCAGATGACCTTGGGCCCTGCCTAAGCCAGGAATCTATGCTAAATGATCTCCAGTCTGATacagaacataaaaattatatttctgtataGAAATAGACATACAGAAGATTTCAGACCTTTATAATAAAGATGTAAAACTATACTGAGTATGTACTGTGATACGAATCCATATTAGTCTATTCAAGTAAATcattaattttaagcatttcttcTTAATTCATCCTAGTTCTAATCTCTTCTTCAAACAAGATCTTACATACTGTAATATCAGTTACATAAACCATCTCTGAAAAGCAACGGAACATGTTGACACAGTCCTACAGTGTACACAGCATATTTCTATCAGACAATGTTGTTGAAAGGAACTCCTTGCGCCTAAATGCTGAAGTACCTAAGCAGTGCAAGCCTTCTTTCTCACTGTACTCCAAGATCTTAATCTAACCTGTGTTTTCTTGCTTCCAGCTGCACAAGTCAAAGGCTGGCAATGCATTACGGATTTGTTAACAGATGGCTTCTCctgctttttgaaacatttacCAAAGCCCACACAACATTTCAGTAGCACCATCAAGGGAATGCTGATGATacattttccatcagaaaaaaaccagatcTTAGTTCAGGAAAGCATTGCTTTCATGAGATGGTCTGAGCTGAATTAACATTTTGCCTGCTAGAGCATGAGcatttctcccctctccctccttccatTCCCAGCTATACAATCCTCTCCTCAATCACACTGACACAAATCTGAGTAAAGTTTTCAGCTTGCAAAGCACTTTTTGGCTGCGTTAGTCTTCTACTGTTTTAGTGGACTGAATCAGTTTGCCTTCAGTCAGATGAGTATCCCAGCTGGCTCCAGTGAAGCAATGGATTATATGCGCTAGGACTGTGTGATGAGGAAGGACCTCCCTTTCTGGCAGCAGCATTCATGTCAATCAGTTGTTTGCTCCTCAGTTTTGACAGCTGTATAAACTACATGCTCAGCTAGAAAGAGCCAATGTATCAGACTAGTTACAGGtagttggtttggggttttttttgagctATCAGAAAGACTGACACAATGAGCACCTAGACAGTCACTTATTCTGTGGCACTACCAAAtcatacagaaaataaggaGACAGCTTGGAATAAGACATAGTATTTATATTCCTCTGCCATATCTGCAAGCATAAAAATCACACGGACCTCATTTTCTACTACAGATCACCTTGCAAAGTTACATCTATTTACCTGCCCACCAATTATGAACTTCAAGGCTTTTAGCACTGCTGCATTCAGATGTCACTTCCCCACTgacttttttcagatttttccccccaaatgtGTTCTACATTTTCTAGGTTCAATTTCTCATTGTTCTGCTGAACATTTGTCAGCCCCCATGCTGCAAGTTCTCATAATCTGGTATTCTGTaataagtatttaatttatttctgtatgtttattCTCTCTTTTAGGTCACTAGAAGAATTAATTGAACAACTCAACTCCATACTAGTACACATCATGACGACTTTACAATTAATTGGTCCCTTAGGTAATAATCTGCTAATGTCTTATTCCCAACTAACTCCAGGTACACATTTTAAGCACGATTTCATGAGagtaaatgctttctgaaatctACTGACTTACATATTTTGGcctgctttcttaaaataacaagATTTAGGTGATCAAGCTGTGTGTACCTATCAGCGCCCAACACCTACTACTAAACCAAATAACTTAACCAACTGGCCAATTTCAACCAGCACTACAAGATACTAAATTTCAAGAAgttctgtgaaaacaaacagctaGATAGAATGACAACTTCATCAGTACCCTCAGTGATACATAGGCTGGCAGAAAATCCACAAGTGCGCCAATACTTAGAttttaactacaaaaaaaaaaaatcttctttgtgAGTCCACATCTCATTTGATAAGACAGGAATCACACTTAATTAGCAATTCACCTTCAAGTACATTATCTGGTAACAAATGAGgtgcaaatgcaaaatgcaagtGATTTTCCTCCAACTGGGACATTTAAAACATGCGGGTGTCTCCTCTGAACCTATTTGTGTCTGGTGGGGAATAGCATACCTCAAAGCCTCAGTATAATTCAGATAAAAAACCTGAGAAATCAATATACTGAAACAGTCTACTGGATTCTGCTCTCACCTGGCTACTTTATTATCACTTTCTGTCTCTTTACAAATGCAGGTTTTCACAAGATCCTCCCCTCAGAATTAACCAGAACGTATAAACCACTAATAAAGAGCATAAACTAGTACATGGTTTCCTCAGTCCTTTGTGGTTGaatattatttcactttttttttttattccacctGTAAATAGATCAGTCAATCTCCTCCCTGTACATTCTTCATGCTAGTGTACTTTTGTTACGCTTTTCCCTGCAAGCCTTAATCAACAGCTATCATTCCATTAGTCTCACTGATATCTTCCCTTAAGATTACAGTTGTTTCATCCAGCTATTGATCTGTGAATACCATAGTGTTTGTTACAATACATCTTTTGAGAAATGCTGGTTAGGTTTTCTGGGGATTCAACTTCACAGCAATGGATTTATGTCCAATATTATGCAGTACCTTACTCATTCAGTTCAGCACTCTGAGTCTTCCCAAATTCAATACCTTTGTACTAATGAATTCTATGATGCCACTTTGTAAGAAGGACGAGCActaacttttccttttattcttctgaatttgaaaaaaatatcctgtgtAAACACAACTCTGACACAAACAAGTGGATCTTCAGAAGCTGATTCATTACTCCACATTTCAGTGCTCAGCTCCGCAAGCAGTTATCTGTTACCTCACAATTTCAAGTACCATAAAAATTGGTCAACCAACTTCTCATTCTTGTCCACAACTGAAACCAAAAGTGTCCCGTAAATTTTCATCTGCACCCGTTATGCACAAAACAATACCATTCTCACTTGAGAGCATTTCAAGAGATTTTGCAAAGACACAAACAAATTCATAAATTGGAAATACTGCAACAAATCatcaacagagaaaataattttactgccTTTACTTCAAGATAATGTTTCCAAAATTTTCTGTGCCTCTGAGTTATAACCCAGTGTCATCCTTCATACACTGAGCTTAAACACTTCATGGCTTGTTTTAGTGTTGCACTTTTCAGACCCAGCAATCACAAGATGTACCTCAGACCTCTGCACAAGACCTGCGATACGGATGGCTCGGTTAGTATCAAGTGCTCAGTAATACACAAGATTTAAGAAAGTTTGTTCTTGGTTACTGCTGTCTACcataaaagacaaaactgaaaaactatTTGCCACATGTACCAAACAGGGAAACAGATGGATCACATTCAAGTGCTGTTAATTTGTTGCA
The Gymnogyps californianus isolate 813 chromosome 22, ASM1813914v2, whole genome shotgun sequence genome window above contains:
- the PPP1R8 gene encoding nuclear inhibitor of protein phosphatase 1 encodes the protein MAANANSAGGGGGLSLFECPSWAGKPPPGLHLDVVKGDKLIEKLIIDEKKYYLFGRNPDLCDFTIDHQSCSRVHAALVYHKHLKRVFLIDLNSTHGTFLGHIRLEPHKPQQIPIDSTVSFGASTRAYTLREKPQTLPSAVKGDEKMGGEDEELKGLLGLPEEETELDNLTEFNTAHNKRISTLTIEEGNLDIQRPKRKRKNSRVTFSDDDEIINPEDVDPSVGRFRNMVQTAVVPVKKKRLENPGSLTTDDSASRRMQNFPYSGGLYGGLPPTHNEAGSQSHGVHGTALIGGLPMPYPNLAPDVDLTPVVPSTVNMNPAPNPAVFNPEAVNEPKKKKYAKEAWPGKKPTPSLLI